A genome region from Fusarium musae strain F31 chromosome 5, whole genome shotgun sequence includes the following:
- a CDS encoding hypothetical protein (EggNog:ENOG41), with translation MSESSRPMAFAARFLPIVFCLVLLGSLTFHNVYSSDDPYRCRALLGESERNGSWIHAPDETGARKPFTNWQPDGCMLHHYTAQDIKDCMGDRHLVFSGDSTTRQIYWGTARLLDRNKAMEGRKKAKPHRSYNTTFNGVRMLHIWNPFYHTEPGHPLREQLERISEDKHKQGQIKESAEEKAKRKEVHHGSDPGLIMLGAGAWYAGNFFGNESDKRFAVALDNITDILHLGDLTKWGTGPMDPVEGIGNEVFLAPVAPPYYNELPKSRTGPKGIHKGEVENIDKVIYSQEEEHNLRLLRAFPQLSLNQPEAIVDRTQTGFHVIDTVAEIKANILLNARCNAKLDRMHGYPFTRTCCTDYPTRSWVQIAVLGFITLYVIACICYEGVTLVSSIEIKWLDMKVGMFAVSLLYCFAADRTHLFSKGMKEFIPNEFYLLISICLVIAGLTIRKTKFRAPRLPITEGAAAPTTATVTINEDAGVLSRDQTEEWKGWMQAAILVYHWTGAIKNLPIYIFIRLLVAAYLFQTGYGHTIYFLSKKDFSFRRIASVMLRLNMLSCALPYVMGTDYMFYYFAPLVSFWFMVVYATMAICSGFNDSVKIVTSKIFASFIIVTAILNLTPLTQWAFAILEVVFRIKWNLDEWMFRVTLDGAIVFVGMLAGVAQQRLERDSAWYTNFKAAIIPSALSILGYAYLCTYTGDRKVYIMMHPVIAAVPILAFIALRNATATMRNYYSTAAAWLGRCSLETFILQFHVFLAADTKGVLLLDIFKGDASLLNDRWRDLAVIVPIFFWVSHLVAEASGKIVKLILGEAKPKQGIPEIVEDDEEGGELKIVEPVWENMPMLNNVHLDRAKDFAKSFTTGLHMRVAGILGVMWLLNWLY, from the exons ATGTCGGAATCTTCACGGCCCATGGCCTTTGCGGCCAGGTTTCTCCCCATCGTCTTTTGTCTGGTCTTGCTGGGCTCGTTGACGTTTCACAATGTCTATTCTTCGGATGACCCGTATCGATGTAGAGCGCTGCTGGGCGAGAGTGAACGAAATGGAAGCTGGATCCATGCTCCGGATGAGACGGGTGCGAGGAAGCCCTTCACGAATTGGCAGCCTGATGGATGTATGCTGCATCATTACACGGCGCAGGACATCAAGGATTGCATGGGTGATCGCCATTTGGTCTTCTCTGGCGACTCGACGACACGACAGATATACTGGGGCACTGCGCGATTG TTGGATCGTAATAAGGCCATGGAAGGTcgcaagaaggccaagcctCACCGAAGCTACAACACAACCTTCAACGGCGTACGAATGCTGCACATCTGGAACCCCTTTTACCATACCGAACCAGGTCACCCTCTCCGAGAACAGCTCGAGCGAATCAGCGAggacaagcacaagcaagGCCAGATCAAGGAGTCCGCGGAAGAGAAAGCGAAGCGAAAGGAAGTGCACCATGGCTCCGATCCTGGTCTCATCATGCTAGGCGCTGGTGCTTGGTACGCCGGTAACTTCTTCGGCAACGAGTCTGACAAGCGATTCGCCGTGGCCCTGGACAACATCACCGACATCCTGCATCTGGGAGACCTCACCAAATGGGGTACAGGACCAATGGACCCTGTTGAAGGCATTGGCAATGAAGTTTTCCTCGCCCCCGTGGCACCTCCATACTACAATGAACTCCCCAAGTCCCGCACTGGACCCAAGGGTATTCACAAGGGTGAGGTCGAAAACATTGATAAGGTCATCTACAGCCAGGAAGAGGAGCACAACCTTCGTCTGCTCCGAGCATTCCCTCAGCTCTCACTCAATCAACCTGAGGCTATCGTTGACAGGACTCAGACTGGCTTCCACGTCATTGACACCGTGGCTGAGATCAAAGCCAACATCCTGCTCAATGCCCGATGCAACGCCAAGCTTGATCGAATGCACGGATATCCCTTCACTCGAACTTGCTGCACAGATTACCCCACGCGATCATGGGTCCAGATTGCCGTTCTCGGCTTCATTACTCTCTACGTAATTGCGTGCATCTGCTACGAGGGCGTAACTCTCGTCTCGTCTATCGAGATCAAGTGGCTCGATATGAAGGTTGGCATGTTTgctgtctctcttctctaCTGTTTCGCTGCCGACCGTACCCATCTGTTCTCCAAGGGCATGAAGGAGTTTATTCCAAATGAGTTCTACCTTCTGATCTCAATCTGTCTCGTCATTGCTGGCCTCACCATTCGCAAGACAAAGTTCCGTGCACCTCGTCTTCCGATTACTGAGGGCGCTGCCGCTCCTACCACTGCCACCGTGACGATTAATGAGGATGCCGGCGTCCTCTCACGAGATCAGACTGAAGAGTGGAAGGGCTGGATGCAGGCTGCCATTCTTGTATACCACTGGACCGGTGCAATCAAGAACCTTCCCATCTACATCTTTATCCGATTGCTTGTCGCTGCCTACCTGTTCCAGACTGGATACGGACATACCATCTACTTCCTCTCCAAGAAGGACTTTTCATTCCGTCGCATTGCAAGTGTCATGCTGCGCTTGAACATGCTGAGCTGCGCCCTTCCTTATGTCATGGGAACTGACTACATGTTTTACTACTTTGCGCCTCTTGTCAGCTTCTGGTTCATGGTCGTCTATGCCACCATGGCCATCTGCTCCGGCTTCAACGATAGTGTCAAGATCGTCACGAGCAAGATCTTTGCctctttcatcatcgtcacagCCATTCTCAACTTGACTCCTCTCACCCAATGGGCTTTCGCCATTCTCGAGGTCGTCTTCCGCATCAAGTGGAACCTCGATGAGTGGATGTTCAGAGTAACCCTTGATGGAGCCATTGTGTTTGTCGGCATGCTTGCTGGTGTCGCGCAACAGCGACTCGAGCGTGATTCTGCTTGGTACACCAACTTCAAAGCTGCCATCATTCCTTCGGCCCTGTCAATCCTTGGCTATGCTTACCTCTGCACATACACTGGTGACAGAAAGGTCTATATCATGATGCACCCTGTCATTGCTGCAGTGCCTATTCTTGCCTTCATTGCTCTCCGCAACGCTACCGCTACCATGAGGAACTACTACTCTACTGCCGCAGCGTGGCTCGGTCGATGCTCTCTTGAAACATTCATCCTGCAGTTCCACGTCTTCCTGGCCGCTGACACCAAGGGCGTCCTTCTCTTGGATATCTTCAAGGGCGATGCCAGTCTCCTCAATGACCGCTGGCGAGACCTCGCGGTCATTGTccccatcttcttctgggtCAGCCACCTGGTCGCCGAAGCATCCGGCAAGATCGTCAAGCTCATTCTGGGTGAGGCCAAGCCAAAGCAAGGCATCCCAGAGATcgtggaagatgatgaagagggcgGCGAGCTGAAGATTGTCGAGCCTGTATGGGAGAACATGCCCATGCTCAACAACGTCCACTTGGACCGCGCAAAGGACTTTGCCAAGTCTTTTACGACTGGCCTTCACATGCGTGTCGCAGGCATCCTTGGAGTGATGTGGCTGCTCAACTGG TTGTATTAA
- a CDS encoding hypothetical protein (EggNog:ENOG41), whose product MAFWIETEDWHTAGEPFRIVQNLPSGQLPEGETVAQRRLAVINSPNHPLDQLRQSLCHEPRGHADMYGGFIMPPNDPGAHFGVLFWHKDGFSTACGHGTIALGYWAVTKGLVKAPENGSVDVVIDVPSGRVTAKMAVKDGKPIHGDFINVKSYQIAKDLSVNLPSQGVDVKVNLSFGGAVYATIDAAQLGLKVEPSQYINFINLGREIKASLGTRAHYDTYDLYGVIFFTDEGTGSAGEVLQRNVTVFADGQIDRSPCGSGTASRVAVLLAEGKMGARKSKLLHRSIVDTVFEADIVSEEESPVEFPACIPRVRGTANLVGRMNFFIDPEDTVFPGFLLR is encoded by the coding sequence ATGGCATTCTGGATCGAGACTGAAGACTGGCATACTGCCGGCGAACCCTTCCGTATCGTCCAAAACCTCCCATCAGGCCAACTCCCCGAAGGCGAGACTGTCGCTCAACGTCGCCTTGCTGTCATCAACAGTCCCAATCACCCTCTTGACCAACTCCGACAATCACTATGCCACGAACCGCGTGGACATGCAGATATGTATGGTGGTTTCATAATGCCGCCAAATGATCCCGGTGCTCATTTCGGCGTCTTGTTCTGGCACAAAGATGGCTTCTCAACTGCGTGCGGACACGGGACTATAGCTCTGGGGTATTGGGCTGTCACAAAGGGCCTTGTTAAAGCGCCCGAAAATGGAAGTGTTGATGTCGTTATTGACGTTCCATCTGGGAGGGTTACTGCGAAGATGGCTGTCAAGGACGGCAAGCCGATCCACGGCGActtcatcaacgtcaagagCTACCAGATTGCCAAGGACTTATCTGTCAACCTCCCATCGCAAGGTGTTGATGTCAAGGTGAATCTCTCATTCGGAGGAGCTGTCTACGCTACCATTGACGCTGCTCAGCTGGGCCTCAAGGTCGAACCAAGCCAGtacatcaacttcatcaaccttgGACGCGAGATCAAAGCTTCTCTAGGCACTAGAGCACATTACGACACATATGATCTATACGGCGTCATATTCTTCACCGACGAAGGTACTGGATCAGCTGGAGAGGTACTCCAGCGCAACGTTACCGTCTTTGCAGATGGCCAGATCGATCGCTCGCCCTGTGGCTCAGGCACAGCCTCGAGAGTTGCAGTGCTTCTGGCCGAAGGAAAAATGGGAGCTAGAAAGTCGAAGCTTTTGCATCGGTCGATTGTTGATACAGTATTTGAAGCAGATATTGTttctgaggaggagagtccTGTCGAGTTCCCGGCTTGTATTCCGAGAGTGAGAGGAACAGCTAACTTGGTTGGGAGGATGAACTTTTTCATCGATCCGGAGGACACAGTCTTTCCTGGGTTCCTTCTGAGGTGA
- a CDS encoding hypothetical protein (EggNog:ENOG41) encodes MASTLTKQSQILIVGGGTWGCSTALHLARRGYTNVTVLDVNHIPSPISAGHDVNKLAGGLGTSDSKGEDADSIWKSLTYAAAQGWLHDPVFQPFCHNTGAVMAGSTPKSIKQLVEDEIGDDINQYTPLNTAEDFRKTMPEGILTGEFSGWKGFYKPTGSGWVHARKAMKAAFEESKRLGVKFITGSPEGKVEGLIFEEGDVQGAKTADGKEHRADRTILSAGASAEFFLDFENQIRPTAWTLGHIQMTPEETKLYKNLPPLFNINQGFFMEPDEDLHQLKMCDEHPGYCNWVEKPDSKYPQSIPFAKHQVPIEAERRMKQFLKDTMPQLADRPLVHARICWCADTQDRMFLITYHPRHPSLVIASGDCGTGYKHITSIGKFISDCMEGTLEERFAKFWRWRPEKFTEFWGKDPLDRFGADDKIMDLPRSDAEGWTSIKNNN; translated from the exons ATGGCCTCAACTCTCACCAAACAGTCCCAAATTCTCATCGTTGGTGGCGGAACTTGGGGATGCTCAACAGCCCTCCATCTCGCTCGTCGAGGCTACACCAATGTCACTGTTCTCGATGTTAATCACATCCCATCACCCATCTCAGCTGGCCACGATGTGAATAAGCTTGCAGGCGGGCTTG GCACTTCTGATAGCAAAGGCGAAGATGCAGACTCCATCTGGAAATCTCTTACGTACGCCGCAGCTCAAGGCTGGCTCCATGATCCCGTCTTCCAACCCTTTTGCCACAACACCGGAGCTGTCATGGCtggctcaacaccaaagtCTATCAAGCAACTGGTAGAAGATGAGATCGGTGACGACATCAATCAGTATACGCCTCTCAATACAGCAGAAGATTTTAGAAAGACTATGCCGGAAGGTATTCTGACAGGCGAATTTTCAGGCTGGAAAGGCTTTTACAAGCCCACTGGCTCAGGTTGGGTTCATGCACGAAAAGCTATGAAAGCTGCTTTCGAAGAGAGCAAGAGACTTGGCGTGAAGTTCATCACTGGATCGCCCGAGGGAAAGGTCGAGGGCCTGATCTTTGAAGAAGGCGATGTTCAAGGTGCCAAGACAGCAGATGGTAAGGAGCACAGAGCGGATCGAACTATTCTTTCCGCTGGTGCTTCAGCAGAGTTCTTCCTCGATTTTGAGAACCAGATCCGCCCTACTGCGTGGACTCTCGGCCATATCCAGATGACGCCAGAGGAAACGAAGCTGTACAAGAACCTGCCACCTCttttcaacatcaatcaAGGCTTCTTCATGGAACCTGATGAGGACCTCCACCAGCTCAAGATGTGCGATGAACATCCCGGATACTGCAACTGGGTCGAAAAGCCTGATTCAAAATACCCCCAGTCCATCCCCTTCGCAAAGCATCAAGTGCCTATCGAGGCCGAACGACGCATGAAGCAGTTTCTAAAGGACACCATGCCTCAGCTTGCAGACCGTCCACTCGTTCATGCTAGAATCTGCTGGTGTGCTGATACACAGGATAGAATGTTTCTAATCACCTATCACCCTCGACATCCATCGCTTGTCATTGCTTCAGGTGATTGCGGCACGGGATACAAGCACATCACATCGATTGGAAAGTTCATCTCTGATTGTATGGAGGGTACACTTGAGGAAAGATTTGCCAAGTTCTGGAGATGGCGACCGGAGAAGTTTACTGAGTTCTGGGGTAAAGATCCCTTGGATCGGTTTGGAGCTGACGATAAGATCATGGATCTACCTAGGAGTGATGCAGAAGGTTGGACGAGTATCAAGAATAATAACTAA
- a CDS encoding hypothetical protein (EggNog:ENOG41) yields the protein MEAVGAGASILTFITVAFSVTQSIYSALSAIKDGPEVIRLLTDEIFQLKSILQRLNEVSFVSINDIDKSQVNSLAKKCKDDLSTLNSRLKSLDVAASEGRRDRLWRNLKLSFSDLDQIRHVVRGHVQHLTVRLNLIQVQQGSFTATQSTQILNLVQQLKQDISALQTTNTVTLTAEDDSSSTSARVTDVDDEEMDCSPDTSLDESINRLMRLLEKKPCVVDSDDSEELLKDIEHLLKGVRNHAKPVESKGTCQNCDADVSKELQLMAHIILSSTSMMINQTEATKFWRPAGEQLLISQEPKRKAFETDDGVITVTTTKRRRKASPEDKNENAKNESRRDFLAKLTYLSKSTKKMLSLSVSQRQLVLNSFTSTLPSAMVCNILPENSLVFVTAQSGSVQDLLKLFEGGEASIHDHDTYGWSLLHYSVENLPVLKFLIGQGLDIDEVASFPDQVHVTYGTCDCGITSFD from the exons ATGGAAGCTGTCGGCGCTGGTGCCAGCATTCTCACCTTTATCACCGTTGCTTTTTCAGTAACCCAATCAATCTATTCCGCACTCTCTGCCATCAAAGATGGGCCTGAGGTCATCCGTCTCCTCACAGATGAGATTTTCCAGCTCAAGAGCATTCTACAACGGCTAAATGAAGTATCTTTTGTTTCTATCAATGACATCGATAAGTCTCAGGTGAACAGTTTAGCGAAGAAATGCAAAGACGACTTGTCCACGCTTAACTCTCGGCTGAAATCTCTCGATGTGGCAGCTTCGGAGGGTCGAAGAGATCGCCTCTGGAGAAATTTGAAGCTTTCGTTCTCAGACCTTGACCAGATCCGGCACGTCGTTCGAGGCCATGTGCAGCATCTTACAGTTCGGCTCAATCTTATTCAGGTGCAACAGGGGTCTTTTACAGCAACTCAGTCAACTCAAATTCTTAATCTTGTACAACAACTGAAACAAGACATATCCGCTTTACAAACAACCAATACAGTTACCCTCACCGCCGAGGATGATTCATCATCCACTTCAGCAAGGGTCACGGATGtggacgatgaagagatggacTGTTCACCGGATACATCATTGGATGAGAGTATCAATCGATTGATGCGACTACTGGAGAAAAAGCCTTGCGTGGTCGATTCTGATGATTCAGAAGAGCTCCTGAAAGACATTGAGCATCTTCTGAAAGGTGTCCGAAATCATGCAAAGCCTGTCGAGTCAAAGGGGACCTGCCAGAATTGTGACGCAGATGTTTCAAAGGAATTACAACTTATGGCACACATCATCCTCTCTTCTACATCTATGATGATCAATCAAACCG AAGCAACAAAATTCTGGAGACCGGCGGGCGAACAGCTTCTAATTTCGCAAGAACCGAAACGAAAAGCTTTCGAAACAGATGATGGAGTTATCACAGTCACGACAACTAAGAGACGTCGCAAGGCATCTCCTGAAGACAAAAATGAAAACGCCAAAAATGAATCCAGAAGAGACTTCCTCGCAAAACTTACATACTTGTCCAAAAGCACAAAGAAGATGCTCAGCTTGTCAGTGAGTCAGCGACAGCTTGTATTAAACAGTTTCACCAGCACTTTGCCTTCCGCTATGGTATGCAACATCTTACCCGAAAACTCCCTAGTATTTGTCACAGCCCAGAGCGGATCAGTCCAAGATCTCCTCAAACTGTTTGAGGGAGGGGAGGCCAGTATTCATGACCACGACACATATGGATGGTCACTACTCCAT TATTCAGTGGAAAATCTTCCGGTTCTGAAATTCCTGATAGGGCAGGGATTAGATATCGACGAAGTCGCATCATTTCCTGATCAGGTCCACGTGACGTATGGCACTTGCGATTGCGGTATCACGAGCTTTGATTAA
- a CDS encoding hypothetical protein (EggNog:ENOG41), with product MGADDDEKHMQGHKHEFAHDNHDDWETQPPYTRPDEATEKRENFEKKVHGSCHCGRVQYWLNSDKPLASKYCHCIDCKKIHGTPLNGAPFQWAAIFKKTDLSFENGVKNLRFYKTSTKKNEHVLPCKVGCAECGSWIMDEGRNMVLLFPTLLNLDTPQLRENFQPQVVDIPDGKDKWTKLDKDSELMEDVEEVDDVARKRRR from the exons ATGGGcgctgacgacgatgagaagCATATGCAAGGGCACAAGCATGAATTCGCCCATGATAACCATGATGATTGGGAAACTCAACCTCCCTACACGAGACCCGATGAAGCTACTGAGAAGCGAGAGAACTTTGAAAAGAAAGTTCATGGCTCGTGCCACTGCGGTAGAGTGCAGTATTGGCTCAACAGCGACAAGCCTCTTGCGTCCAAGTACTGCCACTGCATAGACTGCAAGAAGATCCACGGTACTCCACTCAACG GTGCTCCTTTCCAGTGGGCGGCTATCTTCAAAAAGACAGACCTCTCTTTTGAGAACGGTGTGAAGAACCTTCGCTTCTACAAGACTTCGACTAAGAAAAATGAGCATGTTCTTCCCTGCAAGGTCGGCTGTGCCGAGTGCGGAAGCTGGATCATGGATGAGGGACGAAACATGGTCCTTTTGTTCCCTACGCTCTTGAACCTGGACACGCCACAGTTGCGGGAGAACTTCCAGCCACA AGTGGTTGACATTCCTGATGGAAAGGACAAGTGGACGAAGCTCGATAAGGACAGCGAGCTTATGGAGGAcgttgaagaagtcgatgaCGTTGCTAGGAAGCGGCGGCGTTGA
- a CDS encoding hypothetical protein (EggNog:ENOG41), whose amino-acid sequence MLVPHTDPASKPKPYKRIIFYHQTQYKDNKYISLQPTILPATGVTHVIVAAIHLNTPERITLNDDLYDADKFIPLWDEVRQLQAAGVKVLGMLGGAAQGSYTKMDGSLEGFHRWYQPLRKMIAWAGLDGLDLDIEEAMSLGGVIRLIDHLKTDFGQSFLITLAPVAPALLNRQNLGGFNMEELEKGLGSRIAWYNTQFYCGWGDMSKTHDYDTIIARGWPQEKVVIGLVTNPANCSGHVKEAKLRACLRELVSRYPRIGGVMGWEYYNSVTEASPQIGEPWKWAEMINDMLNGA is encoded by the coding sequence ATGCTCGTTCCTCACACGGATCCTGCTTCGAAGCCGAAGCCTTATAAGAGAATCATATTTTACCATCAGACGCAATACAAAGACAATAAATACATCTCGCTTCAGCCTACAATTCTCCCAGCCACCGGAGTTACCCACGTCATTGTCGCGGccatccatctcaacacGCCTGAGCGCATCACCCTCAACGATGACCTGTATGATGCAGACAAGTTCATTCCTCTGTGGGATGAAGTCCGTCAACTTCAAGCAGCCGGTGTAAAAGTTCTTGGCATGCTCGGAGGCGCAGCTCAAGGCTCATACACCAAAATGGACGGATCGCTGGAGGGTTTTCACAGATGGTATCAACCGTTGCGCAAGATGATCGCGTGGGCGGGTTTAGACGGACTAGACCTCGATATTGAAGAGGCCATGTCGCTTGGAGGCGTTATCCGCCTGATTGATCACCTCAAGACAGACTTTGGCCAATCCTTCCTCATCACACTCGCGCCCGTCGCACCAGCTCTGCTTAATAGGCAGAATCTCGGAGGCTTCAACATGGAAGAGCTCGAAAAGGGACTTGGCTCGCGAATCGCATGGTACAACACGCAATTCTACTGCGGCTGGGGTGACATGAGCAAAACGCACGACTACGACACGATAATCGCGCGCGGCTGGCCACAGGAAAAGGTCGTCATCGGATTGGTTACAAACCCTGCTAATTGCTCCGGTCACGTAAAAGAAGCAAAGCTGCGCGCGTGTCTCAGAGAGTTGGTGAGCAGGTACCCGAGGATCGGAGGAGTAATGGGCTGGGAGTATTACAACAGTGTCACGGAAGCTAGTCCTCAGATCGGTGAGCCATGGAAGTGGGCCGAGATGATCAATGACATGTTGAATGGTGCATAG
- a CDS encoding hypothetical protein (EggNog:ENOG41~MEROPS:MER0005813): MLGQTILVGLTAASVVNAFQYGYNHVTVRKDIPLVAANFKDVDIDLYSPAFLNPESRQAGFKNGTQGPTSHEDMEAYMESIAAKNDYMTYQTANFTSEELRSFPFVKLSSSKGPKTSDKVRVWVQGAVHGNEPAGDQSLLALLGKFDKDPKWASKILKNLDIVILPRYNPDGVYYFQRVLATNFDPNRDHTKLARQQTRDIKQLFNEFAPHVAIDMHEYGSSSRYGNYVQASDGLFSAAKNLNINKNIRELSEKLFAKNIGDAMVKAGLRWEPYVTGRTSTDPDYVPKFDEAGSDAKIGRNAMGLTQSITFLIEMRGIGLADQEFQRRTAAGLTMASSIIETASNNAQKVFKTVESGIKDFIKSKEPIVITDSTKYSTRMFQMIDYTNGSIVKVPVQFASTTPTTANLTRSRPESYLIPVAWADIVKRLEVSGLEVETLDKPWSGTVEALNVTSSELSSSYYEGAVLATVTTEAKKRQLTLPAGSFLVSTRQKNAGLALNALEPENIDSYASFNIIPLEVGDEYPIFRVVKS; this comes from the exons ATGTTGGGACAAACAATCTTGGTTGGCCTTACGGCTGCATCTGTTGTCAATGCCTTTCAATATGGTTACAACCACGTTACCGTCCGGAAAGATATTCCCTTGGTAGCAGCGAATTTCAAGGATGTCGACATCGATCTGTATTCTCCGGCCTTCCTCAACCCTGAGAGTCGACAAGCAGGTTTTAAGAACGGAACCCAAGGGCCGACCTCTCACGAAGATATGG AGGCTTATATGGAAAGCATTGCTGCAAAGAATGACTATATGACCTACCAAACCGCAAACTTCACATCTGAGGAACTAAGATCATTCCCGTTTGTCAAACTCTCGTCTTCAAAGGGTCCAAAGACTTCAGACAAGGTTCGAGTTTGGGTTCAAGGCGCTGTACACGGCAATGAGCCAGCCGGTGACCAAtccctcctcgccctcctcgGCAAATTCGATAAAGATCCCAAATGGGCCTCCAAAATTCTTAAGAACCTTGATATTGTCATTTTGCCTCGGTATAACCCTGACGGCGTCTACTACTTCCAGCGCGTGCTCGCCACGAATTTCGATCCTAACCGCGATCATACTAAACTTGCACGTCAGCAGACCCGTGATATCAAGCAGCTTTTCAACGAGTTTGCTCCACATGTTGCGATTGATATGCACGAGTATGGCTCATCAAGTCGATACGGTAACTACGTTCAAGCTTCTGATGGCTTGTTCTCGGCTGCGAAGAACCTGAATATCAACAAGAATATTCGAGAACTCTCTGAGAAGCTGTTTGCCAAGAACATTGGTGATGCTATGGTCAAGGCTGGGTTGAGATGGGAGCCATATGTCACTGGTAGAACCAGCACTGATCCTGATTACGTGCCCAA GTTCGATGAAGCTGGCTCTGATGCCAAGATTGGCCGTAATGCAATGGGTCTCACTCAATCCATCACATTCCTGATCGAGATGCGAGGAATCGGCCTAGCAGACCAAGAATTCCAACGCCGAACTGCTGCTGGTTTGACCATGGCTAGCTCCATCATCGAAACCGCTTCCAACAACGCCCAGAAAGTCTTCAAGACCGTTGAGAGCGGTATCAAGGATTTCATCAAGTCCAAGGAGCCCATTGTCATCACCGACTCGACAAAGTACAGCACGCGAATGTTCCAGATGATTGACTACACAAACGGCTCAATCGTCAAAGTTCCTGTTCAATTTGCGTCTACTACACCAACAACTGCGAACCTAACTCGCTCTCGACCAGAATCCTACCTTATCCCCGTTGCTTGGGCCGATATCGTCAAGCGTCTCGAAGTTTCTGGTCTTGAAGTCGAGACTCTTGATAAGCCCTGGAGCGGTACAGTTGAAGCACTGAATGTTACATCTTCGGAGCTCAGCAGTTCGTACTACGAGGGAGCTGTACTTGCTACTGTCACAactgaagccaagaagcGACAGCTTACTTTGCCGGCTGGTAGCTTTCTAGTCAGCACGAGGCAGAAGAACGCGGGGCTGGCTCTGAATGCATTGGAGCCTGAGAATATTGATTCTTATGCTAGTTTCAACATTATCCctcttgaggttggagatgagTATCCTATCTTTAGGGTTGTTAAGAGTTAG